From a region of the Synechococcus sp. RS9916 genome:
- a CDS encoding aminotransferase class I/II-fold pyridoxal phosphate-dependent enzyme: MASLPPARRRRLRTWAPTPHSTNDEGRLRAVSSDGNDPGLRDLASNDYLNLARHPALLEAAGAAMHEQGVGSGGSRLVSGSRPVHQQLEADLSTWLGWQRVLLFPSGFQANLAAVSALADRHTTVLADRLIHHSLLVGVQASGARLKRFAHNDLNHLERHLQQVRTNRPNQPLLVLSESLFSMEGTSPDLAGLSALCSRFHAQLLIDEAHALGVLGPGGRGLTAALAQPEANAGAGVTMVSGTFGKAFGSGGAFLACDEALGERLLQTSGAFRYTTALAPPLAAAALAALALIRSQPHWGQELVAKAEHWRDAIAAAGWPRPGGKGPILPLLVGDDQAALDLQQQLEADGVLSIAIRPPTVPEGSARLRLVLHRQQSDDTLALLLRRLKATRHP; encoded by the coding sequence TGCGCGACCTGGCCAGCAACGACTACCTCAATCTGGCGCGCCATCCCGCACTCCTGGAGGCTGCCGGGGCGGCCATGCACGAGCAGGGAGTGGGATCCGGTGGTTCTCGCCTTGTGAGCGGAAGTCGTCCCGTGCACCAGCAATTAGAGGCCGACCTCAGCACTTGGCTGGGATGGCAGCGGGTGTTGCTCTTCCCTAGCGGGTTTCAGGCCAATCTCGCGGCGGTGTCCGCCCTCGCCGATCGCCACACCACGGTGCTGGCCGACCGCTTGATCCACCACTCCCTGCTGGTGGGGGTGCAAGCCAGCGGTGCGCGCCTCAAGCGCTTCGCCCATAACGATCTCAACCATCTGGAGCGGCATTTGCAGCAGGTGCGGACGAACCGCCCCAACCAACCGCTCCTGGTGCTGAGCGAAAGCCTGTTCAGCATGGAAGGCACCAGCCCCGACCTCGCCGGTCTGTCTGCCCTCTGCAGCCGCTTCCACGCCCAGCTGCTGATTGATGAAGCCCACGCCCTCGGGGTGCTCGGCCCTGGCGGACGAGGCCTAACGGCAGCGCTCGCACAGCCCGAGGCCAACGCCGGCGCCGGGGTAACGATGGTGAGTGGCACCTTTGGCAAAGCCTTCGGCAGTGGTGGAGCCTTCCTAGCCTGCGACGAAGCACTGGGCGAGAGGCTGCTGCAAACCAGCGGCGCGTTCCGCTACACCACCGCCCTGGCCCCACCCCTCGCCGCTGCAGCCTTGGCAGCCTTGGCACTGATCAGGAGCCAGCCGCACTGGGGGCAAGAGCTGGTCGCCAAGGCCGAGCACTGGCGGGATGCTATTGCCGCGGCCGGTTGGCCCCGGCCCGGAGGGAAAGGGCCGATTCTTCCCCTTCTGGTGGGAGACGACCAGGCAGCGCTGGATCTGCAACAACAGCTGGAGGCAGACGGTGTGCTGAGCATTGCCATTCGCCCACCCACCGTGCCGGAGGGCTCAGCCCGCTTGCGCCTAGTGCTGCACCGACAGCAGAGCGATGACACATTGGCGCTACTGCTGCGCCGCCTGAAGGCAACACGACACCCTTGA
- a CDS encoding alpha/beta hydrolase, producing the protein MKQVIAMHGWSGDSRSWGPWGRHFQNHGWIWQSGERGYGSLEPRQLHWQKDPDPAARRRRVVIAHSLGAHLLASPLLAEATDVVLLASFSRFVPQGRAGRALQTGLQGMERCIGTSRESAMLQTFLERAAAPTPNSALPSSPVNEGLSETGRQRLQNDLQLLMATTALPDGFPARARVLVVNAEADAIVVAEARQQLQRDLDTHLEVPADLWVLSGCGHALLAPDLLMRVRHWLDGEDASTQSLSQ; encoded by the coding sequence ATGAAGCAGGTGATCGCGATGCATGGTTGGAGCGGCGACAGCCGCTCCTGGGGGCCCTGGGGACGCCACTTCCAAAACCATGGTTGGATCTGGCAAAGCGGTGAACGGGGCTATGGATCACTGGAGCCACGCCAACTGCACTGGCAGAAGGACCCCGACCCTGCAGCACGTCGACGTCGCGTCGTGATCGCCCACTCCTTAGGGGCCCATCTGCTCGCATCGCCCCTGCTTGCCGAGGCCACCGACGTGGTGCTGCTGGCGAGCTTCAGTCGTTTTGTGCCTCAGGGCAGGGCCGGACGAGCGCTGCAAACCGGCCTCCAAGGCATGGAACGCTGCATCGGAACCTCCAGGGAAAGCGCCATGTTGCAGACCTTTCTCGAACGAGCTGCAGCGCCCACACCCAACAGCGCTCTGCCATCAAGCCCCGTCAACGAAGGCCTGAGCGAGACAGGCCGCCAACGCCTGCAGAACGACCTCCAGCTGCTGATGGCCACCACCGCCCTTCCCGACGGTTTTCCTGCGCGGGCCCGGGTGCTGGTGGTGAACGCGGAGGCTGACGCCATCGTGGTGGCGGAAGCACGCCAGCAGCTCCAGCGTGACCTGGACACCCACCTCGAGGTCCCCGCAGACCTCTGGGTGCTGAGCGGCTGCGGCCATGCCCTCTTGGCACCAGACCTGCTGATGCGGGTGCGCCACTGGCTGGATGGCG